One Alkaliphilus sp. B6464 genomic window carries:
- the rpmA gene encoding 50S ribosomal protein L27 — protein MLFRIDLQLFASKKGVGSSKNGRDSIAKRLGVKRADGQFVTAGNILVRQRGTKIHPGINVGKGSDDTLFAMVDGVVKFERKGKDKKQVSIYPRENTVAAN, from the coding sequence ATGCTATTTAGAATAGACCTTCAGTTATTCGCGAGTAAAAAAGGGGTAGGTAGCTCCAAAAACGGTCGTGATAGTATTGCAAAAAGACTAGGTGTAAAAAGAGCAGATGGACAGTTCGTTACAGCTGGTAATATTTTAGTAAGACAAAGAGGAACAAAAATTCATCCTGGTATTAATGTAGGCAAAGGATCAGATGATACTCTTTTTGCAATGGTAGATGGTGTTGTTAAGTTCGAAAGAAAAGGTAAAGATAAAAAACAGGTAAGTATTTATCCAAGAGAAAATACTGTAGCTGCTAACTAG
- the rsfS gene encoding ribosome silencing factor, producing MKKQLMSIILKIMSSIDDKLGENSTVLDLSNITSICDYFVIASASSSRQVKAIVDAIEDKLSKEGLTLTHKEGYESGRWVLLDYGDIVIHIFHEEDREFYNLDGIWKDANEVNIDIV from the coding sequence ATGAAAAAACAACTAATGAGTATTATTTTAAAAATTATGAGTAGCATAGATGATAAATTAGGAGAAAATTCAACAGTTTTAGATCTTAGCAATATTACATCAATATGTGATTATTTTGTTATAGCTAGTGCATCATCTTCGAGACAAGTAAAGGCAATAGTAGATGCGATTGAAGATAAATTATCAAAGGAAGGTTTAACATTAACCCATAAAGAAGGTTATGAATCAGGAAGATGGGTATTATTAGACTATGGTGATATAGTGATACATATTTTTCATGAAGAAGATAGAGAGTTTTATAATTTAGATGGAATTTGGAAAGATGCAAATGAAGTAAATATTGACATCGTCTAA
- a CDS encoding RidA family protein: protein MKMINTDKAPAAIGPYSQGVRVDNLLFISGQMPLDPNTMDIVPGTIKEQTARVIENLKAILEEAGLTLNNVVKTTVFIKDMNDFANINEVYASYFTENKPARACVEVARLPKDVGVEIEAIAVIK from the coding sequence ATGAAAATGATAAATACTGATAAGGCACCAGCTGCAATTGGTCCTTATTCCCAAGGGGTAAGAGTGGATAATTTGCTTTTTATCTCTGGACAAATGCCACTAGACCCAAATACAATGGATATTGTACCTGGAACAATTAAAGAGCAGACAGCAAGAGTAATTGAAAATTTAAAGGCAATTTTAGAAGAAGCTGGACTTACCCTCAATAATGTAGTAAAAACTACAGTATTTATTAAAGATATGAATGATTTTGCTAATATCAATGAAGTATATGCTAGCTATTTTACTGAAAATAAACCTGCTAGAGCATGTGTTGAGGTTGCTAGATTACCTAAAGATGTAGGTGTAGAAATAGAAGCTATTGCTGTAATTAAATAG
- a CDS encoding helix-turn-helix transcriptional regulator, with the protein MEKEIHPILKGIIPLIDGIAATFGKNCEVVLHEINGSKKSIVAIHNGHVTGRSLGSPMLDIGIKALTKDDNVSNILNYSNKSSNGHILKSSTMFIKDGNNNIIGCLCINIDISQFVVAQKALEELVHTNLDAEVSLEDTVSNNINDVLTNIVAQTLEATGKPVVYMNKEEKVSVVKKLNDQGAFLIKGAIDYVAKILCVSRYTVYNYLDEIRINE; encoded by the coding sequence ATGGAAAAAGAAATACATCCAATATTAAAAGGTATTATTCCTCTAATTGATGGTATAGCTGCAACCTTTGGGAAGAACTGTGAAGTAGTTCTGCATGAGATAAATGGTTCTAAAAAATCTATTGTTGCAATACATAATGGACATGTGACTGGTAGGTCCCTAGGTAGTCCAATGCTAGATATAGGAATAAAGGCATTAACTAAAGATGATAATGTAAGTAATATTTTAAATTATAGTAATAAAAGCTCTAATGGGCATATTTTAAAATCATCTACTATGTTTATTAAGGATGGAAATAATAATATTATTGGTTGTTTATGCATTAATATTGATATTTCACAGTTTGTAGTTGCACAAAAAGCATTAGAAGAATTAGTACACACTAACTTAGATGCAGAGGTAAGCCTAGAAGATACTGTTTCAAATAATATAAATGATGTTCTTACAAATATTGTAGCACAAACCTTGGAGGCTACAGGAAAACCTGTTGTTTATATGAATAAGGAAGAAAAGGTAAGTGTTGTGAAAAAATTAAATGATCAAGGTGCATTTTTAATTAAAGGAGCAATTGATTATGTTGCTAAAATTCTCTGTGTATCTAGATATACAGTGTATAATTACCTTGATGAAATAAGAATAAATGAATAG
- the yqeK gene encoding bis(5'-nucleosyl)-tetraphosphatase (symmetrical) YqeK gives MEVHTIEEIHHKLRQNVSSHRYTHTLGVIDAAIYLANKYGENEEAAYMAALLHDYAKDFSKEQLEEYIRQNNLEVDEIMANAYQLIHGKVAAHIAKCEFNIYDENILNAIEYHTTGRKKMSKLEKIIYLADFIELGRNYIGVEELRMIAEENLDAAVLQAINNTINYVLSMGGLLHTNTVEARNSLLYRNK, from the coding sequence ATGGAAGTACATACAATTGAAGAAATTCACCATAAATTAAGACAGAATGTATCTTCACATAGATACACACATACTTTAGGCGTAATAGATGCAGCTATTTATTTAGCAAACAAATATGGTGAAAATGAAGAAGCTGCATATATGGCAGCATTATTACATGATTATGCTAAGGATTTTTCAAAGGAACAATTGGAAGAATATATACGTCAAAATAATTTAGAAGTTGATGAGATTATGGCTAATGCATACCAATTAATTCATGGAAAAGTCGCTGCACATATTGCTAAATGCGAATTTAATATTTACGATGAAAATATATTAAATGCAATAGAGTATCATACAACTGGCAGAAAAAAAATGAGTAAATTAGAGAAAATTATTTACCTAGCGGATTTTATTGAGTTAGGCAGGAATTATATAGGAGTAGAAGAATTAAGAATGATTGCTGAGGAAAACTTAGATGCCGCAGTTTTACAGGCTATAAATAATACTATAAATTACGTTCTATCTATGGGAGGTCTATTGCATACCAATACAGTTGAAGCCAGAAATTCATTATTGTATAGGAATAAATAG
- a CDS encoding ribosomal-processing cysteine protease Prp, with the protein MISISIYRNAKKNIEQFIVQGHAYAADPGQDIVCAAVSVLSQTTVLALHEIAHVAIEYEIENGYLKCKLPMNLMEKELYETKLLIDTMLLGLNNIRESYPQYVEIHDKEV; encoded by the coding sequence ATGATTTCAATCTCTATTTATCGTAATGCTAAAAAAAATATTGAGCAATTTATAGTACAAGGACATGCCTATGCGGCTGACCCAGGTCAGGATATTGTTTGTGCAGCTGTTTCTGTATTAAGTCAAACTACAGTATTAGCACTTCATGAAATAGCCCATGTAGCTATTGAATATGAAATTGAAAATGGTTACCTAAAATGTAAGTTGCCAATGAATTTAATGGAAAAAGAGCTATACGAGACAAAGCTTTTAATTGATACAATGCTTTTAGGATTAAATAATATCCGAGAAAGCTATCCACAATATGTTGAGATTCATGACAAGGAGGTGTAA
- a CDS encoding D-alanyl-D-alanine carboxypeptidase family protein: MKYKWRYLLIFTLVAFIVTSISNITFAQEAPAITAPNGVLIDYETGKILFDKNAHQQAYPASTTKVMTAVLVLENANLDDRVTIDYDLYVDGSSMYLLRGESFTVKELLHALLIRSANDTAEALAIHVAGSVEKFVEMMNQRAKELGALNTNFSNPHGLPDTSHVTTAYDLAMIAKHAMSFDLFREIVNTPMLTFEPTEQTPETRYYRNTNKFLWGTGAGNQMLYNGKYINIKYDIIDGIKTGYTGAAKQCLISSGVKEDHRVISVILGAEGVDVYSDSRTLIDYGHTNFKLVSLTGNNSDQLKVPVKNGKDNYVNIAIANDKLSIIPNNTNLSNITESISINEDIKAPITQGKVLGKLSYSLDNEVIGEIDLIAKESIEEQPILLRLLKPSKFFVIFISAFVLWQIFIAYLRIKKRNRKRFSYKKRSPIYSFNKNIFK, translated from the coding sequence ATGAAATATAAGTGGAGATACTTATTAATTTTTACTTTAGTAGCTTTTATTGTTACATCTATATCAAATATTACTTTTGCTCAAGAAGCTCCTGCTATTACTGCTCCGAATGGGGTACTAATAGACTACGAAACAGGAAAGATTTTGTTCGATAAAAATGCTCATCAGCAAGCTTATCCAGCAAGTACTACTAAGGTAATGACAGCCGTTTTAGTATTAGAGAATGCCAACTTAGATGATAGGGTTACTATTGATTACGATCTTTATGTAGATGGTTCTAGCATGTATCTTCTAAGGGGAGAATCATTTACAGTTAAAGAACTTTTGCATGCCCTATTGATTCGTTCTGCCAACGACACTGCGGAGGCACTAGCTATTCATGTAGCTGGCTCTGTAGAAAAGTTTGTCGAGATGATGAATCAACGTGCCAAAGAACTTGGTGCCTTAAATACTAATTTCTCCAATCCACACGGTTTACCAGATACGAGCCACGTGACCACAGCTTATGACTTAGCAATGATTGCAAAGCATGCTATGAGTTTTGACCTTTTTAGAGAAATTGTAAATACTCCTATGCTAACATTTGAGCCGACAGAACAAACACCAGAAACTAGATATTATCGCAATACAAATAAGTTTTTATGGGGTACCGGTGCTGGAAATCAAATGCTTTACAATGGAAAGTACATAAATATTAAATATGATATTATCGATGGAATTAAAACAGGGTATACAGGTGCAGCTAAGCAATGTCTTATAAGCTCTGGAGTTAAAGAAGATCATCGTGTAATTTCCGTTATACTTGGAGCAGAAGGTGTAGATGTCTATAGTGATTCTAGAACTTTAATTGACTATGGGCATACAAACTTTAAGTTAGTATCACTAACAGGAAACAATTCTGACCAACTTAAAGTTCCTGTAAAAAATGGTAAAGATAACTATGTTAACATTGCCATTGCAAATGATAAACTTTCTATAATACCAAATAATACAAACTTAAGTAATATTACAGAAAGTATTTCAATAAATGAAGATATTAAAGCACCGATTACTCAAGGTAAAGTGCTAGGAAAACTCAGCTACTCTTTAGACAACGAAGTTATAGGCGAAATAGATTTGATTGCTAAAGAGTCCATAGAAGAACAACCTATATTACTTAGACTTTTAAAACCTTCCAAGTTTTTTGTTATATTTATTAGTGCATTTGTTTTATGGCAAATATTTATTGCATATTTGCGAATTAAAAAAAGAAATAGAAAAAGATTTTCATATAAGAAAAGATCTCCTATATATAGCTTTAATAAAAATATATTTAAATAA
- a CDS encoding calcium/sodium antiporter: MNIIIVFFMFIVSLVIIIKGGDWFVESAVWVAKATGIPNVLIGATIVSVATTLPELLVSSIATYNEYYDIAIGNVVGSTICNIGLILGLVAVLTPIKIERKGFFIKGSFMLFSAAVLLFLLKDTIITRKEGSILLILLAIYIIFNIIELKIESKNQFVTNRTNITKKNEAFKVIIKFVAGAILIVIGAKILVESGSEIARFLKIPEQVISLTLIAIGTSLPELITAISSMLKGEQGISVGNILGANTLNMLMVLGVSSKIGSKGIVTSYQNIMLGAKIYNIPQTLYLDMPMSLLVMLILVAGGLFSKKIGRALGLSLVVSYIMYLTVLAKLFM, from the coding sequence ATGAATATTATTATTGTTTTTTTTATGTTTATTGTAAGTTTGGTAATTATAATTAAAGGGGGAGATTGGTTTGTAGAATCTGCGGTATGGGTAGCTAAGGCAACCGGAATTCCTAATGTGTTAATAGGAGCTACTATAGTAAGTGTTGCAACAACTCTTCCGGAATTATTAGTTTCTTCGATTGCTACATATAATGAATACTACGATATTGCTATAGGAAATGTCGTTGGATCAACAATATGCAATATAGGGTTGATATTAGGATTAGTGGCAGTTTTAACACCTATTAAAATAGAAAGAAAAGGTTTTTTTATAAAAGGAAGCTTCATGTTATTTAGTGCTGCAGTTTTGCTTTTCCTATTAAAGGATACAATAATTACGAGAAAAGAAGGTAGTATACTATTAATCTTATTAGCCATATATATCATATTTAATATAATAGAGCTCAAAATTGAGTCGAAAAATCAATTTGTAACTAATAGAACTAATATAACAAAAAAGAATGAGGCTTTTAAAGTCATAATTAAGTTTGTTGCTGGAGCTATATTAATTGTTATAGGTGCAAAAATATTAGTAGAAAGTGGTTCGGAGATAGCAAGATTTTTAAAAATACCAGAACAGGTTATCAGTCTAACTTTAATTGCTATTGGTACTTCTTTACCTGAACTCATTACAGCTATTAGCTCAATGTTAAAAGGAGAACAGGGAATCTCTGTAGGTAATATTTTAGGGGCGAATACTCTGAACATGTTAATGGTACTTGGGGTTTCTTCTAAAATAGGGAGCAAAGGAATTGTTACTAGCTATCAAAATATTATGCTAGGAGCTAAAATTTACAATATTCCACAAACATTGTATCTAGATATGCCTATGTCTCTTTTAGTGATGTTGATATTGGTCGCTGGAGGTTTATTTTCGAAAAAAATAGGAAGAGCATTAGGGCTATCATTGGTAGTCAGTTATATAATGTATTTAACTGTTTTAGCAAAACTTTTTATGTAA
- the sdaAB gene encoding L-serine ammonia-lyase, iron-sulfur-dependent subunit beta has protein sequence MKEFSIFDVVGPNMIGPSSSHTAGACRIGKAAYKMAGEDIKKVTFLLHGSFAKTYRGHGTDKALVGGILGFDPVDERIKYSFDLAREKGIEFIFQEADLGEVHSNTVKVIVEKNDGEIIELMGSSIGGGNIVVTEINGLEIEFTGEYDTLIISHVDKPGVIAKVTAVLALYDINIAFMRVYRYSKGQNAFMIIETDNEISPEIVSYIKKTIPEVPQAYLVNIK, from the coding sequence ATGAAAGAGTTTAGTATATTTGATGTTGTAGGACCAAATATGATAGGACCTTCTAGTTCTCATACTGCTGGTGCATGTAGAATAGGAAAGGCAGCCTATAAAATGGCAGGAGAAGATATTAAAAAGGTAACGTTTCTATTACATGGTTCTTTTGCAAAAACTTATCGTGGACATGGAACTGATAAGGCCTTGGTAGGAGGAATATTAGGTTTTGATCCGGTTGATGAGCGAATAAAGTATTCCTTTGACTTAGCTAGAGAAAAAGGGATAGAATTTATATTTCAGGAGGCAGATTTGGGAGAAGTGCATTCTAATACTGTCAAAGTTATTGTTGAGAAAAATGACGGCGAAATAATCGAGCTAATGGGATCTTCAATTGGTGGAGGAAATATTGTAGTAACAGAAATTAATGGTTTGGAAATAGAATTTACTGGAGAATATGATACATTGATTATTTCTCATGTAGACAAACCGGGGGTTATAGCAAAGGTTACTGCAGTTTTAGCACTTTATGATATTAATATTGCTTTTATGAGGGTATATCGTTATAGTAAAGGGCAAAACGCATTTATGATTATAGAAACCGACAATGAGATCAGTCCTGAAATAGTTTCTTACATTAAAAAAACAATACCAGAAGTTCCACAGGCTTATTTAGTGAATATAAAATAG
- a CDS encoding YhbY family RNA-binding protein, whose product MLTGKQRSYLRSMANGIKPITQIGKSGLTDAFLEQLDLALDAREIVKVTILETSLLDAKDTANEVAQSVRAEFVQAIGNKFVIYRKNHKNPKIELPKG is encoded by the coding sequence ATGCTAACAGGAAAACAAAGAAGTTATTTAAGGAGTATGGCTAATGGAATCAAGCCTATTACTCAAATAGGAAAATCTGGATTAACAGATGCTTTTCTAGAACAACTAGATCTTGCTTTAGATGCAAGGGAGATTGTGAAAGTTACTATTTTGGAAACGAGCTTACTAGATGCTAAGGATACAGCTAATGAAGTAGCACAGAGTGTAAGGGCCGAGTTTGTGCAAGCAATTGGAAATAAGTTTGTTATTTATCGTAAAAATCACAAAAATCCTAAAATAGAGTTACCAAAAGGCTAG
- a CDS encoding LCP family protein → MGKRRKQKRKILPMVITIAIVLLIGSFINIYRANPFNTNGDNGGWGNPLQLLRGKKERTNILVFGVDSSNKQKSDTSRSDSIMLVTIDPNKEKPTIISIPRDTRVQIPGRKNSDKINHAHAYGGPDLLVKTVEQFLNININYYVRINYNAVIEVVDALGGVEIDVPINMKYSDPYDNPPLKIDIKKGLQVLDGQQAVHFMRFRKGYVNQDLGRIEAQQQFVKALVDKVISPTTILKIPQLVDIAYKNIETDIPKSKMLSLGAMASSINVDNLNKVTLHGVPKTINGTSYYVVNDEDIIELKNTYLTDEQSSSSIATVEVLNGCGVTGIAGQYADTVKEYGFDVSRVDNYEKNTIDVSFIEYAKAYKKEAENIKSELGINTLIEKDNDEANIRIIIGKDLAR, encoded by the coding sequence ATGGGAAAAAGAAGAAAGCAAAAGCGGAAAATTTTACCGATGGTTATAACTATTGCTATAGTACTACTTATTGGTAGCTTTATTAATATATATCGTGCAAATCCTTTTAATACTAATGGTGATAACGGTGGATGGGGAAATCCACTGCAGTTACTTAGAGGTAAAAAGGAAAGAACTAATATACTTGTTTTTGGAGTAGATTCTTCAAATAAACAAAAAAGTGATACATCCCGATCAGATAGTATTATGCTTGTTACTATAGATCCTAATAAGGAAAAGCCTACAATTATTTCAATCCCAAGAGATACTCGTGTTCAAATTCCTGGCAGAAAAAATTCAGATAAAATAAATCATGCCCATGCCTATGGCGGGCCAGATCTGTTAGTAAAAACTGTGGAACAATTTCTTAATATAAACATTAATTATTATGTGAGGATAAATTACAATGCAGTTATTGAGGTTGTAGATGCTTTGGGTGGTGTTGAAATTGATGTACCAATTAATATGAAGTATAGCGATCCATACGATAATCCACCATTAAAGATAGATATTAAAAAGGGTTTACAAGTACTAGATGGTCAACAGGCAGTACATTTCATGCGTTTTAGAAAAGGATATGTTAATCAAGATTTAGGCAGAATAGAGGCACAGCAGCAATTTGTAAAGGCATTAGTAGATAAGGTGATTTCACCGACAACAATTTTAAAAATTCCTCAACTTGTAGATATTGCATACAAGAATATTGAAACTGATATACCAAAAAGTAAGATGCTTTCTTTAGGAGCTATGGCTTCTTCTATTAATGTTGATAATTTAAATAAAGTTACTTTGCATGGAGTTCCTAAAACAATTAATGGAACATCTTATTATGTAGTGAATGATGAGGACATAATTGAACTAAAAAATACCTATTTAACAGATGAGCAAAGCAGTTCTTCTATAGCTACAGTGGAGGTTTTAAATGGATGTGGAGTTACTGGTATTGCTGGACAATATGCAGATACAGTTAAAGAATATGGATTTGATGTTTCTAGAGTTGATAACTACGAAAAAAACACAATTGATGTATCTTTTATTGAATATGCAAAAGCTTATAAAAAAGAGGCCGAAAATATAAAATCTGAACTTGGTATTAATACATTGATTGAGAAAGATAATGATGAAGCTAATATACGAATTATTATAGGAAAAGACTTAGCTAGATAG
- the sdaAA gene encoding L-serine ammonia-lyase, iron-sulfur-dependent, subunit alpha — MNFTNGKELLDLCNKHNKKIYEVMLAKEVELSGLSEEEIRDKMRESLEIMKSAVNSGLNEEVKSLSGLIGGEGKKIKKRRDTHKPVCGLVMSKAISSAMAVLEVNAAMGRIVAAPTAGSCGIIPGTLITMQEEFGLEDEDIINALITASAIGMIITKNATVAGAEGGCQAETGSAAGMAAGAVVELMGGTPEASLSAASMCIKNILGLVCDPIAGLVEVPCQTRNAMGAANALICAEIALSGVSSIIPFDEVVDTMYKVGRSIPFELRETALGGLADTPTGRKIQKQVLGE; from the coding sequence ATGAACTTTACAAATGGAAAAGAGTTACTGGATCTATGTAATAAACATAATAAGAAGATTTATGAAGTGATGCTAGCTAAGGAAGTAGAATTATCAGGGTTAAGTGAAGAAGAAATTCGTGACAAAATGAGAGAAAGTCTAGAAATAATGAAATCAGCAGTTAATAGTGGACTTAATGAAGAAGTAAAGTCTCTAAGTGGATTAATAGGTGGAGAAGGTAAAAAGATTAAAAAAAGAAGAGATACTCATAAACCTGTATGTGGATTAGTTATGTCAAAGGCTATTAGTAGTGCTATGGCAGTACTTGAGGTAAATGCAGCAATGGGAAGAATTGTGGCTGCTCCTACAGCGGGATCATGTGGTATAATACCAGGAACCTTAATTACTATGCAGGAGGAATTTGGTTTAGAAGACGAAGATATAATTAATGCACTTATTACAGCAAGTGCCATCGGAATGATAATAACCAAAAATGCCACAGTGGCTGGTGCTGAAGGTGGTTGTCAGGCTGAAACTGGGTCAGCAGCTGGTATGGCAGCTGGAGCAGTTGTAGAGCTTATGGGTGGAACTCCAGAGGCAAGCTTGTCCGCTGCATCTATGTGCATTAAAAATATTTTAGGGCTAGTTTGCGATCCAATAGCAGGACTTGTAGAAGTGCCTTGTCAGACGAGAAATGCAATGGGCGCAGCTAATGCTCTAATATGTGCAGAAATAGCATTGTCTGGAGTATCTAGTATTATTCCTTTTGATGAAGTTGTTGATACTATGTACAAAGTAGGTAGGTCTATTCCTTTTGAATTAAGGGAGACGGCTTTAGGAGGTTTAGCTGACACACCAACTGGTAGAAAAATACAAAAACAGGTATTAGGAGAATAG
- the obgE gene encoding GTPase ObgE — translation MFIDKAKIYLKAGKGGDGAVAFRREIYVPAGGPAGGDGGKGGDIIFKVDEGMRTLMDFRYQKHYTATNGEDGKNKNMYGKDGEDLILMVPPGTIVREEKTGEVIADLTINNDEVVVARGGKGGKGNSHFKTAVRQAPRFAIGGERGQEFTVILELKLIADVGLVGFPNVGKSTFLSVVTSAKPKIANYHFTTLTPNLGVVRTKYGDSFVLADIPGLIEGAHEGTGLGHEFLRHVERTKLLIHVLDVAGLEDRDPLEDFEKINQELYLYNEKLAEKPQVVAANKTDIPGADINFEKLKSTLNERGIEVFPISAATSRGLDELLNYVSKRLKELELLQEETVVEEEKVYRYQEMEDKYHFTVTKDDDVYVVEGRFIERLVNSTNFDDIDSLSYFQKVLRNRGVIDKLKDAGVSEGDLVKMYSVEFEYFD, via the coding sequence ATGTTTATTGATAAAGCTAAAATATATTTAAAGGCAGGTAAAGGCGGAGATGGTGCTGTTGCCTTTAGAAGAGAAATCTATGTTCCAGCAGGTGGTCCTGCAGGTGGAGATGGTGGTAAAGGTGGAGATATTATATTTAAAGTTGATGAGGGCATGAGAACCTTAATGGACTTTAGATATCAGAAACACTACACTGCAACCAATGGTGAAGACGGCAAGAATAAAAATATGTATGGTAAAGATGGAGAAGATCTAATACTTATGGTACCGCCTGGTACCATTGTTAGAGAAGAAAAAACTGGAGAAGTTATTGCAGATTTAACTATAAACAATGATGAAGTAGTTGTAGCAAGAGGAGGAAAAGGTGGGAAGGGTAATAGCCACTTTAAAACAGCAGTTAGACAAGCGCCTAGGTTTGCTATAGGAGGAGAGCGTGGGCAAGAATTTACAGTAATATTGGAATTAAAGTTAATAGCAGATGTAGGACTTGTAGGGTTTCCAAATGTAGGTAAGTCCACGTTTTTATCTGTAGTAACTAGCGCGAAGCCTAAAATAGCTAATTACCATTTTACAACTCTTACACCTAACCTTGGGGTAGTTAGAACTAAATATGGTGATAGTTTTGTTTTAGCTGATATTCCAGGATTAATAGAAGGCGCACATGAAGGTACTGGATTGGGACATGAATTTTTAAGGCATGTTGAGCGTACAAAACTTCTTATTCATGTACTTGATGTAGCAGGTTTAGAAGATAGAGACCCACTAGAAGATTTTGAAAAGATTAATCAAGAACTTTATTTGTACAATGAAAAACTTGCAGAAAAGCCACAAGTTGTGGCAGCTAATAAGACTGATATTCCAGGTGCTGATATTAATTTTGAAAAATTAAAATCTACTCTTAATGAACGTGGTATAGAAGTATTTCCTATTTCAGCGGCTACTAGCCGAGGTCTAGATGAGCTTTTAAACTATGTTTCTAAGAGATTAAAAGAACTAGAGTTATTACAAGAAGAAACAGTTGTAGAAGAAGAAAAAGTATATAGGTATCAAGAGATGGAGGATAAATATCACTTTACAGTTACTAAAGATGATGATGTATATGTTGTAGAAGGTAGGTTTATTGAAAGACTAGTTAACTCTACTAATTTTGACGACATAGACTCTTTAAGCTATTTCCAAAAAGTATTAAGAAATAGGGGAGTTATTGATAAATTAAAAGATGCAGGAGTTTCTGAAGGTGATTTAGTAAAAATGTATAGTGTTGAATTTGAGTATTTTGATTAG
- the nadD gene encoding nicotinate-nucleotide adenylyltransferase, with translation MIKESSFKPPVLKKNKIGIMGGTFDPIHFGHLFIAQTALNRLELNKIIFIPTGKPPHKQQRLITDSYNRIDMLNLATKSNPKFEISSIEINREKTSYTIDTIKELQLYYGKNTDIYFITGTDAFIGIESWKEYKELLSIAKFIVMTRQVLNSELLDEKIELFIKEYGANITKIEIPTLDISSTDIRRRIKEGNSIKYLLPESVEKYILKNRLYID, from the coding sequence TTGATTAAAGAATCAAGTTTTAAACCCCCAGTTTTAAAAAAAAATAAAATAGGAATAATGGGAGGAACATTTGATCCGATTCACTTTGGTCATTTATTTATTGCTCAAACAGCTTTAAATAGACTTGAGTTAAATAAGATCATATTTATACCAACTGGAAAACCTCCGCATAAACAACAAAGGTTAATAACAGATAGCTATAATCGTATTGATATGTTAAATTTAGCAACTAAAAGTAATCCCAAATTCGAGATTTCATCTATAGAAATAAATAGAGAGAAAACATCCTATACGATTGATACAATTAAAGAACTACAGCTGTATTATGGAAAGAATACAGATATTTATTTTATTACAGGAACTGATGCATTTATTGGTATAGAGTCCTGGAAGGAATATAAAGAGCTTCTAAGTATAGCTAAGTTTATTGTTATGACTAGGCAAGTATTAAACAGTGAACTATTAGATGAAAAGATTGAACTATTTATTAAGGAATATGGGGCTAATATTACTAAAATAGAAATACCAACTTTAGATATTTCATCAACAGATATTAGGAGAAGAATAAAAGAAGGAAATTCCATAAAATATCTATTGCCTGAAAGCGTAGAAAAGTATATATTAAAAAATAGGTTATATATTGATTAG